Proteins from one Longimicrobium sp. genomic window:
- a CDS encoding cation acetate symporter encodes MSTALVMFIAFILLTLGITYWASRRTHTTTEFYSAGRSITGFQNGWAVAGDYMSAASFLGIAGLIAFYGYDGFMYSVGWLVAYLTVLLLVAEPLRNTGRYTMADVLAFRFRQPAVRTVAAISTLVVSLVYMIAQMVGAGSIVSLLIPQIGFRTAIVIVGVLMLVYVIFGGMLATTWVQIIKAVLLMGGTILLSILVMARFGFSLTEFFGAVAKVTGKYCEVGALKDGACPGGGAPVTRDFTQPGLYYHGKWGPLSLISLGVALIFGTAGLPHILVRFYTVPSSKAARTSVVWAMILIGSFYIMTTFLGFGAATLVGKQNIGVMKDGALVPNQNLAAPLLAEKLGGEVFLSFVAAIAFATILAVVAGLTIASSSAFAHDIWFSVVKRGRSFVDREQVLVARIAAACIGALSIVLAISLRTLNVAFLVGLAFAVAASANVPAILLTLYWRRFNTNGMVAGMVVGLLASVVLIILSPAVMGIDAPTAATKHLIQAEPIFPLDNPAIVSVPLGFLAAVLGSLLTRARPDAELYSELNVRANTGLGAV; translated from the coding sequence GTGAGCACCGCGCTGGTGATGTTCATCGCCTTCATCCTCCTCACGCTCGGCATCACGTACTGGGCGTCGCGGCGCACGCATACGACGACGGAGTTCTACAGCGCCGGGCGCAGCATCACCGGCTTCCAGAACGGGTGGGCGGTGGCGGGCGACTACATGTCGGCGGCGTCGTTCCTGGGGATCGCGGGGCTGATCGCCTTCTACGGCTACGACGGGTTCATGTACTCGGTGGGCTGGCTGGTCGCCTACCTGACCGTGCTCCTCCTCGTCGCCGAGCCGCTGCGCAACACGGGGCGGTACACGATGGCCGACGTGCTGGCGTTCCGCTTCCGCCAGCCGGCGGTGCGCACCGTGGCCGCCATCTCCACCCTCGTCGTCTCCCTGGTCTACATGATCGCGCAGATGGTGGGCGCCGGCTCTATCGTCTCGCTGCTGATCCCGCAGATCGGCTTCCGCACCGCCATCGTCATCGTGGGCGTGCTGATGCTCGTCTACGTGATCTTCGGGGGGATGCTGGCCACGACGTGGGTGCAGATCATCAAGGCGGTGCTGCTGATGGGCGGCACCATCCTGCTGTCGATCCTGGTGATGGCGCGCTTCGGCTTCTCGCTGACCGAGTTCTTCGGCGCCGTGGCGAAGGTGACGGGGAAGTACTGCGAGGTGGGCGCGCTGAAGGACGGCGCCTGCCCCGGCGGCGGCGCGCCGGTGACGCGCGACTTCACCCAGCCGGGGCTGTACTACCACGGGAAGTGGGGCCCGCTGTCGCTGATCTCGCTGGGCGTGGCACTGATCTTCGGCACCGCCGGGTTGCCGCACATCCTGGTGCGCTTCTACACGGTGCCGTCGTCCAAGGCCGCGCGGACGAGCGTGGTCTGGGCGATGATCCTGATCGGCTCGTTCTACATCATGACCACGTTCCTGGGCTTCGGCGCGGCCACGCTGGTCGGCAAGCAGAACATCGGGGTGATGAAGGACGGCGCGCTGGTGCCCAACCAGAACCTGGCCGCGCCGCTGCTGGCCGAGAAGCTGGGCGGCGAGGTGTTCCTCTCCTTCGTCGCGGCCATCGCCTTCGCGACGATCCTGGCCGTGGTCGCGGGGCTGACGATCGCCAGCTCGAGCGCGTTCGCGCACGACATCTGGTTCAGCGTGGTCAAGCGCGGCCGCAGCTTCGTGGACCGCGAGCAGGTGCTGGTGGCCCGCATCGCCGCCGCGTGCATCGGCGCGCTCTCCATCGTCCTGGCGATTTCGCTGCGGACGCTGAACGTGGCCTTCCTGGTCGGCCTCGCCTTCGCCGTCGCGGCGAGCGCGAACGTTCCCGCGATCCTGCTGACGCTGTACTGGCGCCGGTTCAACACCAACGGGATGGTGGCGGGGATGGTGGTGGGCCTGCTCGCCTCGGTCGTCCTCATCATCCTGAGCCCCGCGGTGATGGGGATCGACGCGCCGACGGCCGCGACGAAGCACCTGATCCAGGCCGAGCCCATCTTCCCGCTCGACAACCCGGCGATCGTGTCGGTGCCGCTGGGGTTCCTGGCGGCGGTTCTAGGCTCGCTCCTGACACGCGCCCGCCCGGACGCCGAGCTCTACAGCGAGCTCAACGTCCGCGCGAACACGGGGCTGGGGGCGGTGTGA
- a CDS encoding VOC family protein — translation MNGTSTPVGITDVGQIAINVHDVQRAIGFYRDVLGLPFLFEIPNAAFFQAGSVRLYLAKPETPEFDHAASVVYYRVPDIRAAYETLRAGGARVEDEPHLIARMPDHELWMCFFRDSEDNVAALMSEVRNS, via the coding sequence ATGAACGGGACATCGACGCCGGTCGGGATCACCGACGTGGGGCAGATCGCCATCAACGTGCACGACGTGCAGCGCGCGATCGGGTTCTACCGCGACGTGCTGGGGCTGCCGTTCCTGTTCGAGATCCCCAACGCGGCCTTCTTCCAGGCAGGCTCGGTGCGGCTCTATCTCGCGAAGCCGGAGACGCCGGAGTTCGACCACGCCGCGTCCGTCGTCTACTACAGGGTGCCCGACATCCGCGCCGCGTACGAGACGCTGCGGGCCGGCGGCGCGCGGGTGGAGGACGAGCCGCACCTGATCGCGCGGATGCCGGACCACGAGCTGTGGATGTGCTTCTTCCGCGACAGCGAGGACAACGTGGCCGCGCTGATGAGCGAGGTGCGGAACAGCTAG
- a CDS encoding GNAT family protein has protein sequence MDLSPVTLAGRHVRLVPLAPEHVPALWAVADDEDIWRWTLNHPRCEDDVRRYVDEALEARARGIALPFATTEAATGRVIGSTRFHNVEAAHRRVEIGYTWIGRPWQRTPVNTEAKYLMLRHAFETWGCVRVELRTNALNQRSRNAILRLGAKEEGTLRRHMANDAGVFRDTVYFSILDDEWPGVKERLEANLARPWTPSGT, from the coding sequence ATGGATCTCTCGCCCGTCACCCTGGCCGGCCGCCACGTGCGCCTGGTGCCGCTCGCGCCGGAGCACGTGCCCGCGCTGTGGGCGGTGGCGGACGACGAGGACATCTGGCGCTGGACGCTGAACCACCCGCGCTGCGAGGACGACGTGCGGCGGTACGTCGACGAGGCGCTGGAGGCGCGGGCGCGCGGCATCGCCCTCCCCTTCGCCACGACGGAGGCGGCGACGGGGCGGGTGATCGGAAGCACGCGCTTCCACAACGTCGAGGCCGCGCATCGCCGGGTGGAGATCGGGTACACGTGGATCGGGCGGCCGTGGCAGCGCACCCCGGTCAACACCGAGGCGAAGTATCTCATGCTCCGCCACGCGTTCGAGACGTGGGGATGCGTGCGCGTGGAGCTGCGGACCAACGCGCTCAACCAGCGCTCGCGCAACGCGATCCTCCGCCTCGGCGCGAAGGAGGAGGGGACCCTGCGCCGGCACATGGCCAACGACGCGGGCGTCTTTCGCGACACCGTCTATTTCAGCATCCTCGACGACGAGTGGCCCGGGGTGAAGGAGCGCCTCGAGGCCAATCTCGCGCGCCCCTGGACTCCCTCCGGCACATGA
- a CDS encoding ATP-dependent Clp protease adaptor ClpS has translation MSHVHLPPVYYPIDARRKDDPPPPRRDGGRGTGTEREEGVAVAERPRTRRPTMYRVLLHNDDYTSMDFVVEVLVRHFDKSPTEATRVMLQVHHMGIGVAGTYTRDEAETRIERVTTEANAAGFPLLLTMQPE, from the coding sequence ATGAGCCACGTTCATCTCCCGCCGGTGTATTACCCGATCGACGCGCGCCGGAAGGACGATCCGCCGCCCCCGCGGCGGGACGGAGGGCGCGGCACGGGGACGGAGCGCGAGGAGGGCGTCGCGGTCGCCGAGCGGCCGAGGACGCGCCGGCCCACCATGTACCGCGTGCTGCTGCACAACGACGACTACACGAGCATGGACTTCGTGGTCGAGGTCCTGGTGCGCCACTTCGACAAGTCGCCCACCGAGGCCACCCGGGTGATGCTGCAGGTGCACCACATGGGGATCGGCGTCGCGGGCACCTACACGCGCGACGAGGCGGAGACCCGCATCGAACGCGTCACCACGGAAGCGAACGCCGCCGGGTTTCCATTGCTCCTGACGATGCAGCCGGAATAA
- a CDS encoding choice-of-anchor V domain-containing protein, producing MPLLAGAIGFALAGGASIGRADHPGPAFPDGPPLARTGGFGEQTCHACHFDGEENAAGGSLTISGLPQGYVPGQTYRITIALQRGAMQAGGFQLAARVKDGPSAGKQAGTLRTTDDRVQVKAAPSGVQYASHTRPGIQLTTAGRVEWTVEWTAPDPAAGEVVFHAAGTSANKDDSPLGDFIYTTMQSSRPR from the coding sequence GTGCCGCTGCTCGCCGGGGCGATCGGGTTCGCGCTCGCCGGCGGGGCGTCGATCGGGCGCGCGGATCACCCCGGACCGGCGTTTCCCGATGGGCCGCCGCTCGCGCGGACGGGCGGGTTCGGCGAGCAGACCTGCCACGCCTGCCACTTCGATGGGGAGGAGAACGCGGCGGGCGGATCGCTCACCATCTCCGGCCTGCCGCAGGGCTACGTGCCGGGGCAGACGTATCGCATCACCATCGCGCTGCAGCGCGGGGCGATGCAGGCGGGCGGGTTCCAACTGGCGGCGCGGGTCAAGGATGGGCCGTCGGCGGGGAAGCAGGCTGGGACACTGCGCACGACGGACGATCGCGTGCAGGTGAAGGCAGCGCCGTCGGGCGTGCAGTACGCCAGCCACACGCGGCCTGGAATCCAGCTCACCACCGCCGGCCGCGTCGAGTGGACGGTGGAGTGGACGGCGCCCGATCCGGCCGCGGGCGAGGTCGTCTTCCACGCCGCGGGGACATCGGCGAACAAGGACGACTCGCCGCTGGGAGATTTCATCTACACGACGATGCAGAGCTCGCGGCCGCGGTAG
- a CDS encoding DUF4440 domain-containing protein, with product MKTNAALAMIVLAAAGCADASQPGPVAVTAQPRAESWRVNLKEARQELLAADAAWAQAAAANVVDGFTSVMTADVQFLPSRVDVLTGIPAARAYLQGSVFFGAIQWSAVRADVSADGSTGYTIDYGTTTRRDNGVTVYLRMITWWQKQADGSWKVKANVPGLFLNPSIDAPAGFGTPTDNGVQGAPASAATAEDVMQADRDFAAMSLAQNAKVAFVTFAAPTAIAVGTPDYGPEAIGRGFGDGTGFVLSWGPIAGGISGSGDLGYTIGYAKTQLLNPDGTPAGASFSKYVTIWQRQPNGQFLYVADGGTSRAPGAH from the coding sequence ATGAAGACGAATGCAGCGTTGGCGATGATCGTGCTGGCGGCCGCGGGGTGCGCGGATGCGTCGCAGCCCGGGCCCGTCGCCGTGACGGCGCAGCCGCGCGCCGAGTCGTGGCGCGTGAACCTCAAGGAGGCGCGGCAGGAGCTCCTCGCCGCCGACGCGGCCTGGGCCCAGGCCGCCGCGGCGAACGTTGTCGACGGCTTCACCAGCGTGATGACGGCCGACGTCCAGTTCCTCCCCTCGCGCGTGGACGTGCTGACCGGCATCCCGGCGGCGCGCGCCTACCTGCAGGGCTCGGTGTTTTTCGGCGCCATCCAGTGGAGCGCCGTCCGCGCCGACGTCTCGGCCGACGGCAGCACCGGCTACACCATCGACTACGGCACCACCACCCGGCGCGACAACGGCGTCACCGTCTACCTGCGCATGATCACCTGGTGGCAGAAGCAGGCGGACGGCTCGTGGAAGGTGAAGGCCAACGTCCCCGGCCTCTTCCTCAACCCGTCGATCGACGCCCCCGCCGGCTTCGGCACCCCGACGGACAACGGCGTGCAGGGCGCCCCCGCGTCGGCGGCGACGGCGGAGGACGTGATGCAGGCCGACCGCGACTTCGCCGCGATGTCGCTGGCGCAGAACGCGAAGGTGGCGTTCGTGACCTTCGCCGCGCCCACGGCCATCGCCGTGGGAACGCCGGACTACGGCCCCGAAGCCATCGGCCGCGGCTTCGGCGACGGCACCGGGTTCGTGCTGAGCTGGGGCCCCATCGCCGGCGGCATCAGCGGCAGCGGCGACCTGGGCTACACCATCGGCTACGCCAAGACGCAGCTGCTGAACCCCGACGGCACCCCGGCCGGCGCCAGCTTCAGCAAGTACGTCACCATCTGGCAGCGCCAGCCGAACGGGCAGTTCCTGTACGTGGCGGACGGCGGCACTTCGCGCGCCCCCGGCGCGCACTGA
- a CDS encoding helix-turn-helix domain-containing protein, whose product MGITETRGDVCLEQCGSRQVLDLIADKWAVIVIYVLARGTRRFGELQRTVGGVSQKMLTQTLRGLERDGLVERKVFAVIPPRVEYSLSPLGETLVEPLGALCRWAEDHYWEVERARGTQATAVAGA is encoded by the coding sequence ATGGGGATCACGGAAACCCGCGGCGACGTGTGCCTCGAGCAGTGCGGCTCGCGGCAGGTGCTGGACCTGATCGCCGACAAGTGGGCGGTGATCGTGATCTACGTGCTTGCGCGCGGCACCCGGCGCTTCGGCGAGCTGCAGCGCACGGTGGGCGGCGTGTCGCAGAAGATGCTGACGCAGACCCTCCGCGGCCTGGAGCGCGACGGGCTGGTCGAGCGCAAGGTCTTCGCGGTCATCCCGCCGCGCGTGGAGTACTCGCTCAGCCCGCTCGGCGAGACGCTGGTGGAGCCGCTGGGCGCGCTCTGCCGCTGGGCCGAGGATCACTACTGGGAGGTGGAGCGCGCCCGCGGCACCCAGGCCACGGCCGTCGCCGGGGCATGA
- a CDS encoding MarR family transcriptional regulator has protein sequence MVIEDLDQKMRERVETAADRLHSASIHLLRRVRRQDDESGVTAPHLSALSVLVFGGARTLGELAAAEQVTPPSMTRIVRNLEADGLVEREVDPADRRVARVRATEKGRRILMDARARRIADLAARIATLDDADLATLERAAEIIETALR, from the coding sequence ATGGTGATCGAAGATCTCGACCAGAAGATGCGCGAGCGCGTGGAGACGGCAGCGGACCGGCTGCACTCCGCCAGCATCCACCTGCTCCGTCGCGTGCGGCGGCAGGACGACGAGAGCGGGGTGACGGCGCCGCACCTTTCCGCGCTCTCCGTCCTCGTCTTCGGCGGCGCGCGGACGCTGGGCGAGCTGGCCGCCGCCGAGCAGGTCACGCCGCCGTCGATGACGCGCATCGTCCGCAACCTCGAGGCGGACGGCCTGGTCGAGCGCGAGGTGGACCCCGCCGACCGCCGCGTCGCCCGCGTCCGCGCGACGGAGAAGGGGCGGCGGATCCTGATGGACGCCCGCGCCCGTCGCATCGCCGACCTCGCCGCGCGCATCGCCACGCTCGACGACGCCGACCTGGCCACCCTCGAGCGTGCGGCGGAGATCATCGAGACCGCGCTTCGCTGA
- a CDS encoding SPFH domain-containing protein, with the protein MGLWDFVKSELIDIIQWLDDTGDTMVWRFDGHDNEIKNGAQLIVRPGQAAVFVNQGQVADVFGPGRHELRTQNLPILSTLLGWKYGFDSPFKADVFFVATKQFTDQKWGTKTPVMLRDPEFGPVRLRAFGTYVVRVIEPAKFVAQIVGTNGMFKTGDVGEQLRSLVTSRFIDALGEAKVPMLDLASRYDEIGAFIRGKMAEDFGMWGLELTQFLIENIALPEEVEKALDKRSSMGVIGDMGEYTRFQTAESIPLAASNPGGTAGAGMGMGMGFAMAQQMAAALGQQGSQPGAAPTPPPLPQQSSYFVAVDGQQTGPHGMDALRQQAGAGALGRDTLVWKQGMAAWTPAGQVDELASLFAAVPPPLPPQ; encoded by the coding sequence ATGGGCCTCTGGGACTTCGTCAAGAGCGAGCTGATCGACATCATCCAGTGGCTGGACGACACCGGCGACACGATGGTGTGGCGGTTCGACGGGCACGACAACGAGATCAAGAACGGCGCGCAGCTGATCGTCCGCCCCGGCCAGGCCGCCGTGTTCGTGAACCAGGGGCAGGTGGCCGACGTGTTCGGCCCCGGCCGCCACGAGTTGCGCACGCAGAACCTCCCCATCCTGTCCACGCTGCTGGGGTGGAAGTACGGCTTCGACTCGCCCTTCAAGGCCGACGTCTTCTTCGTGGCCACCAAGCAGTTCACCGACCAGAAGTGGGGGACCAAGACGCCGGTGATGCTGCGCGACCCGGAGTTCGGCCCGGTGCGCCTCCGCGCGTTCGGCACCTACGTGGTCCGCGTGATCGAGCCCGCCAAGTTCGTCGCGCAGATCGTGGGGACGAACGGCATGTTCAAGACGGGCGACGTGGGCGAGCAACTGCGCTCGCTGGTGACCTCGCGCTTCATCGATGCGCTCGGCGAGGCGAAGGTGCCGATGCTCGACCTGGCCAGCCGCTACGACGAGATCGGCGCGTTCATCCGCGGCAAGATGGCCGAGGACTTCGGGATGTGGGGGCTGGAGCTGACCCAGTTCCTGATCGAGAACATCGCCCTCCCCGAGGAAGTCGAGAAGGCGCTCGACAAGCGCAGCAGCATGGGGGTGATCGGCGACATGGGCGAGTACACCCGGTTCCAGACCGCCGAGTCCATCCCGCTGGCCGCGTCGAACCCCGGCGGCACCGCCGGCGCGGGGATGGGGATGGGGATGGGCTTCGCGATGGCGCAGCAGATGGCCGCCGCGCTGGGGCAGCAGGGGTCGCAGCCCGGCGCCGCCCCCACGCCGCCGCCGCTCCCGCAGCAGTCCAGCTACTTCGTCGCCGTGGACGGCCAGCAGACCGGCCCGCACGGGATGGACGCGCTGCGCCAGCAGGCCGGCGCCGGCGCGCTCGGCCGCGACACGCTGGTGTGGAAGCAGGGGATGGCCGCGTGGACCCCCGCCGGCCAGGTGGACGAGCTCGCCTCGCTCTTCGCCGCCGTCCCCCCGCCGCTGCCGCCGCAGTAA
- the dacB gene encoding D-alanyl-D-alanine carboxypeptidase/D-alanyl-D-alanine-endopeptidase, which yields MTIHLPRRIATLLLAPALASCAAASAAPPAPSPTPTMARPSAFAAALDSIFGDTTFAGANWGVVVKSLATGETLYERNGGKMFVPASNMKIVTGSTALELLGPDFRYRTAVAATGPVANGELRGDLVVIGSGDPTIAADFHGGDARAVFRAWADSLRAHGVRRITGRVIGNDDVFDDVPWGRGWAWDDMDDDYSAEIGGLEFNLGVVGVTVSGAGAAGSFANVALDPPTAYVPTTLRARTAAPGAAESIALRRQEDGPGILITGEIPADTPAVRTSFTVRNNTAYFATVLRETLVAAGISVGGQAGDQDEISPAPVVRDTLFTQTSPPLGEILHGFMKPSQNQIGELLLKTEGRVLRDEGTARAGIAVIDSAARAWGLSARRLAQADGSGLSRYNLVAPSFLIALLEHMRRSPRFDVFYNALPVAGVDGTLANRMKNTPLQGNVHAKTGTVSNVRSLSGYMTTAAGEPMVFSMIVNHHTVTSRDADRLAETALMRLYNLPRRR from the coding sequence ATGACGATTCATCTCCCCCGACGCATCGCCACCCTTCTCCTGGCGCCGGCGCTCGCGTCGTGCGCGGCGGCTTCGGCGGCGCCGCCTGCTCCATCCCCCACGCCGACGATGGCGAGGCCGAGCGCGTTCGCGGCGGCGCTGGACTCCATCTTCGGCGACACGACCTTCGCGGGCGCCAACTGGGGCGTGGTGGTGAAGTCGCTGGCGACGGGGGAGACGCTGTACGAGCGGAACGGCGGCAAGATGTTCGTCCCCGCGTCGAACATGAAGATCGTGACGGGGAGCACGGCGCTGGAACTGCTCGGCCCCGACTTCCGCTACCGCACCGCCGTCGCCGCCACCGGGCCCGTCGCGAACGGCGAACTGCGCGGCGACCTGGTGGTGATCGGCAGCGGCGACCCGACCATCGCCGCGGACTTCCACGGCGGCGACGCGCGCGCCGTGTTCCGCGCCTGGGCCGACTCGCTGCGCGCGCACGGCGTCCGCCGCATCACCGGCCGCGTGATCGGCAACGACGACGTGTTCGACGACGTTCCCTGGGGCCGCGGGTGGGCGTGGGACGACATGGACGACGACTACTCGGCGGAGATCGGCGGGCTGGAGTTCAACCTGGGCGTGGTCGGCGTCACCGTCTCCGGCGCCGGCGCGGCGGGAAGCTTCGCGAACGTCGCGCTCGACCCGCCGACCGCGTACGTGCCGACGACGCTCCGTGCGCGGACGGCGGCGCCCGGCGCGGCGGAGAGCATCGCCCTGCGGCGGCAGGAGGACGGCCCGGGCATCCTCATCACCGGCGAGATCCCCGCCGACACGCCGGCGGTGCGCACGAGCTTCACCGTGCGCAACAACACCGCGTACTTCGCCACCGTGCTGCGCGAGACGCTGGTGGCGGCGGGCATCTCCGTCGGCGGCCAGGCGGGCGACCAGGACGAGATCTCGCCGGCGCCCGTGGTGCGCGACACGCTGTTCACGCAGACGTCGCCGCCGCTGGGCGAGATCCTGCACGGGTTCATGAAGCCCAGCCAGAACCAGATCGGCGAGCTGCTGCTGAAGACGGAGGGCCGCGTGCTGCGCGACGAGGGGACGGCGCGCGCGGGAATCGCCGTGATCGACAGCGCCGCTCGCGCGTGGGGGCTGTCGGCGCGGCGCCTGGCGCAGGCGGACGGATCGGGGCTGTCGCGCTACAACCTGGTCGCGCCGTCGTTCCTGATCGCCCTGCTGGAGCACATGCGCCGCAGCCCGCGCTTCGACGTCTTCTACAACGCGCTCCCCGTCGCGGGGGTGGACGGGACGCTGGCCAACCGGATGAAGAACACGCCGCTGCAGGGGAACGTCCACGCGAAGACCGGGACGGTGAGCAACGTCCGCTCGCTCAGCGGCTACATGACCACGGCCGCGGGCGAGCCGATGGTGTTCTCGATGATCGTCAACCACCACACCGTCACCTCGCGCGACGCCGACCGTCTCGCGGAAACAGCGCTGATGCGACTCTACAATCTCCCGCGGAGGCGCTGA
- a CDS encoding DUF485 domain-containing protein, translating to MPDPTPHPHPPTAPDWPAIEAEPAFRDLVGAKRRFILPATVFFIVYYFALPVLVGYFPGMMEKDVIGEINVAYLFALSQFAMAWVVMAMYVRRARDFDAREHEIVGRHAGRAS from the coding sequence ATGCCTGATCCCACGCCGCATCCCCATCCCCCCACCGCGCCAGACTGGCCCGCGATCGAGGCGGAGCCCGCCTTCCGCGACTTGGTCGGCGCCAAGCGGCGGTTCATCCTCCCCGCCACCGTCTTCTTCATCGTCTACTACTTCGCCCTTCCCGTCCTCGTGGGCTACTTCCCGGGGATGATGGAGAAGGACGTGATCGGGGAGATCAACGTGGCCTATCTCTTCGCCCTGTCGCAGTTCGCGATGGCGTGGGTGGTAATGGCGATGTACGTCCGCCGCGCACGCGACTTCGACGCGCGCGAGCACGAGATCGTGGGCCGGCACGCGGGGAGGGCCTCGTGA